The following coding sequences lie in one Populus nigra chromosome 15, ddPopNigr1.1, whole genome shotgun sequence genomic window:
- the LOC133674312 gene encoding protein indeterminate-domain 7-like, with the protein MDENMSNLTSASGEVSASSGSRIETGAIYPQHSFDSTNQPPPKKKKSFPGNPDPDAEVIALSPNSLQATNRFICEICNKGFKRDQNLQLHRRGHNLPWKLKQRTNKEVKKKVYVCPEVTCVHHDPSRALGDLTGIKKHFSRKHGEKKWKCEKCSKRYAVQSDWKAHSKICGTREYRCNCGTLFSRRDSFITHRAFCDALAEESVRAITVNPILSSQQPGSSASHLINLQALSVKREHDQNQHHFNPRPEYSIPPWLVFPPIGDAGTGPPQINLSSQLFPENFNQSFLQHGNPSTNPTVLPPFQSASTVSPHMSATALLQKAAQMGVTMSKPSPPAAAAAILRPHQGHMSNLNPGFSSTLPAVTSGLYLSSREEMGSGFGHGLVSLENKAAAVTSGIMEHLAASDAGGPSLVHDMMSSLSSASGFDGSSFDNEDFNGMLNPKRDSGNFQEILSKSTESQFRRSDHDVRTSAVGSPHGGGNDDLTRDFLGLKAFPHKDWLDHINPSTYGRRNQNLPPPWQG; encoded by the exons ATGGATGAGAATATGTCCAATTTAACTTCAGCATCTGGTGAAGTAAGTGCTTCTTCAGGCAGCAGAATTGAAACTGGTGCTATATACCCTCAACACTCCTTTGATTCAACAAATCAACCGCcaccaaagaagaaaaaaagttttccAGGCAACCCAG aCCCAGATGCGGAAGTGATAGCTTTGTCTCCCAACAGTCTGCAGGCAACAAACAGATTTATATGTGAGATCTGTAACAAAGGATTTAAAAGAGATCAGAATCTTCAACTTCATAGAAGAGGGCATAACCTGCCATGGAAGCTAAAGCAAAGAACAAACAAAGAGGTGAAAAAGAAGGTATATGTGTGTCCAGAGGTTACTTGTGTGCACCATGACCCATCAAGGGCTCTTGGGGACCTTACAGGGATCAAGAAGCACTTTAGCAGAAAGCATGGTGAGAAGAAGTGGAAGTGTGAAAAGTGCTCAAAACGTTATGCAGTTCAATCAGACTGGAAAGCTCACTCTAAAATTTGTGGCACAAGAGAGTATAGATGTAATTGTGGCACTCTTTTCTCTAG GAGGGACAGTTTCATCACCCACAGAGCCTTCTGTGATGCTTTAGCAGAAGAGAGTGTTCGAGCGATCACTGTAAACCCTATTCTCTCCTCTCAGCAACCTGGCTCCTCTGCTTCACACCTGATCAATTTACAAGCCCTGTCGGTCAAAAGAGAGCATGATCAAAACCAGCATCATTTTAACCCTAGACCAGAATATAGTATCCCACCATGGTTAGTTTTTCCACCAATCGGAGATGCTGGTACAGGTCCACCACAAATCAATCTCTCCTCACAGCTATTCCCCGAAAATTTTAACCAGTCATTTTTGCAACATGGAAACCCTAGCACTAACCCTACTGTACTTCCTCCATTCCAGTCCGCATCAACAGTTTCCCCTCACATGTCTGCCACTGCATTGCTGCAAAAAGCAGCACAAATGGGGGTGACGATGAGCAAACCTTCTCCgccagctgctgctgctgccatACTTAGACCCCACCAAGGTCACATGTCTAATCTGAACCCTGGTTTCAGTTCCACGTTACCAGCTGTCACATCTGGTTTATATTTGTCATCACGTGAAGAGATGGGAAGTGGGTTTGGCCATGGGCTGGTATCTTTAGAGAATAAAGCTGCTGCTGTCACATCTGGTATCATGGAACATCTTGCTGCGAGTGATGCAGGAGGGCCTTCTTTAGTCCATGATATGATGAGTTCTTTATCTTCTGCGAGTGGGTTTGATGGTTCATCCTTTGATAATGAGGATTTCAATGGAATGTTGAATCCAAAAAGAGACAGTGGTAATTTTCAGGAAATACTCTCAAAGTCAACAGAATCTCAATTTAGGAGGAGTGATCATGACGTTAGAACTTCTGCTGTTGGTAGTCCTCATGGAGGTGGCAATGATGACTTGACAAGAGATTTCTTGGGTCTCAAAGCATTTCCTCACAAAGACTGGCTCGATCACATTAACCCTTCAACATATGGGCGAAGGAACCAAAATCTGCCACCACCTTGGCAAGGTTAG